From Thermotoga sp. Ku-13t, the proteins below share one genomic window:
- a CDS encoding S-layer homology domain-containing protein, translating into MKKALVLVMALIATLILAQAFSDVPVNHWAYEAVTELAKLGIISGMPDGTFQGNNPMTRYQVAVALKKMMDYLTKQLVAGPADLQTALKRISALEDLVSTALNRTQKQGEQIAATDQTLQTVLAEISSLKSTIVEISQVRRDLPTMIAASENKMMTMYNQLSSKVAAIEKNVSDLQAQISAQVMSQLKGSIDSINAKLNEFDGKFNNLSSRIDALSRSIDSTKADLTALSKRVDSLESNLQALSTLRKSFSDLEARVAALEAKVASDVDGLRKALDTTARQLDARLSLLEGQVASLATDVEKLKKDVADAASVAKKVSVLEGNVGTLAGQMTSLSQRVAQNEQSIANLSKKIDSKPWMSDIEAATVEQAKKINDAYNMGLIGVIVGAVGIVVGLLGMFMGGGSQ; encoded by the coding sequence ATGAAAAAAGCGCTCGTTTTGGTCATGGCTCTCATTGCAACCTTGATTCTGGCACAGGCATTTTCGGATGTACCCGTGAACCACTGGGCATACGAAGCCGTGACGGAGCTGGCAAAACTTGGGATCATCTCAGGTATGCCGGATGGAACCTTCCAGGGTAACAACCCGATGACGCGCTATCAGGTAGCGGTCGCACTGAAAAAGATGATGGATTATCTCACGAAGCAGCTTGTTGCGGGACCAGCAGATTTGCAGACCGCGCTTAAGAGGATCTCGGCACTGGAAGATCTCGTCAGCACCGCGCTGAACAGAACACAGAAGCAAGGGGAACAGATCGCGGCAACGGATCAGACGCTTCAGACTGTTCTGGCTGAAATCTCCAGCTTGAAGTCCACGATCGTTGAGATATCCCAGGTGAGAAGGGATCTACCCACGATGATCGCCGCTTCCGAAAACAAGATGATGACGATGTACAACCAGCTCTCTTCGAAAGTCGCCGCGATCGAGAAAAACGTTTCCGACTTGCAGGCACAGATCTCCGCGCAGGTCATGTCACAGTTGAAAGGCTCCATCGATTCGATCAACGCAAAGCTGAACGAATTCGATGGAAAGTTCAACAATCTTTCCTCAAGGATCGATGCCCTGTCAAGATCCATCGACAGCACGAAGGCTGACCTGACAGCTCTGTCCAAGAGAGTTGACAGTCTGGAATCGAACCTTCAGGCACTTTCAACTTTGAGGAAGAGCTTCAGCGATCTCGAAGCCAGAGTCGCTGCCCTCGAAGCGAAGGTCGCTTCCGACGTGGATGGGCTCAGGAAAGCTCTCGATACCACGGCTCGTCAGCTCGATGCGAGATTGTCCCTGCTCGAAGGCCAGGTTGCATCGCTTGCGACAGACGTCGAGAAGTTGAAGAAAGACGTCGCAGACGCTGCGAGTGTTGCGAAGAAAGTGAGCGTGCTCGAGGGTAACGTTGGTACTCTCGCGGGTCAGATGACGAGCCTGAGCCAGAGAGTGGCGCAGAACGAGCAGAGCATAGCCAATCTTTCTAAGAAGATCGACTCCAAACCCTGGATGAGTGACATCGAAGCGGCAACGGTCGAGCAAGCGAAAAAGATCAACGATGCCTACAACATGGGCTTGATAGGTGTCATCGTCGGTGCAGTCGGTATAGTTGTTGGACTACTCGGTATGTTCATGGGTGGAGGCAGCCAGTGA